A DNA window from Streptomyces sp. CA-278952 contains the following coding sequences:
- a CDS encoding class II fructose-bisphosphate aldolase — translation MPIAATGDLIAEAAAQHRAVAAFNVITLEHAEAIAEGAEAAGSPVILQISENAVAYHRGRPRPLARAAAEVADQAAVPVSLHLDHVQSTELLHRAADCGFSSAMFDAARLPYTENLAATRAAVMWAHERGLWLEAELGQVGGKNGEPALDAHAPGARTDPEEARSFVAATGVDALAVAVGTSHAMTSRDAVIDHGLLDRLREAVPVPLVLHGSSGASDEELARAVAGGIRKVNIGTALNIAMTGAIRERLARDDRGVDPRRYLADGRDAMARTVARMIAVLPSGRAYAA, via the coding sequence ATGCCCATCGCCGCCACCGGCGATCTGATCGCCGAGGCCGCCGCACAGCACCGTGCGGTCGCCGCGTTCAACGTCATCACCCTGGAACACGCGGAAGCCATCGCCGAGGGCGCGGAGGCGGCTGGATCGCCGGTGATCCTCCAGATCAGCGAGAACGCGGTCGCCTACCACCGGGGCCGGCCGCGGCCTCTCGCGCGCGCCGCGGCGGAGGTGGCCGACCAGGCCGCCGTCCCCGTCTCCCTCCACCTCGATCATGTGCAGTCGACCGAACTGCTGCACCGGGCGGCGGACTGCGGTTTCAGTTCGGCGATGTTCGACGCCGCCCGGCTGCCGTACACGGAGAACCTGGCGGCCACCCGCGCCGCCGTCATGTGGGCGCACGAGCGGGGCCTGTGGCTGGAGGCCGAGCTGGGGCAGGTCGGCGGGAAGAACGGGGAGCCGGCGCTCGACGCCCATGCGCCCGGGGCCCGTACGGATCCCGAGGAGGCACGGTCGTTCGTCGCGGCCACCGGGGTCGACGCGCTGGCCGTGGCGGTCGGCACCTCGCACGCCATGACCTCGCGGGACGCCGTCATCGACCACGGTCTGCTGGACAGGCTGCGGGAGGCCGTGCCGGTCCCCCTGGTGCTGCACGGTTCGTCCGGGGCCTCCGACGAGGAACTGGCCCGCGCCGTGGCGGGCGGGATCCGCAAGGTCAACATCGGCACCGCGCTCAACATCGCGATGACCGGAGCGATAAGGGAGCGACTGGCCCGGGACGACCGGGGCGTGGACCCGCGCCGCTATCTGGCGGACGGCCGGGACGCGATGGCCCGAACCGTGGCCCGGATGATCGCGGTGCTGCCTTCGGGGCGGGCGTACGCCGCGTGA
- a CDS encoding SIS domain-containing protein gives MTHVAQELASQPDCWQVAAGMADGLAHRLPAAGERIAVVGCGTSYFMAQAYAALREGSGQGETDAFAASEFPTGRPYDRVVALSRSGTTTEVLGLLGKIGDTTRRTVVIGDPDTPMAAMADDTIVLEFADEKSVVQTRFATSALTLLRAHLGLHTDAVVEDAQVALAEPLPSGLVECSQFTFLGQGWSVGLANEAALKMREAALAWTEAYPAMEYRHGPISISTRSTATWMLGEAPSGLMDEVHATGARWVAGGLDPLAELVRVQRLALAIANARGLDPDRPRHLTRSVILSSTV, from the coding sequence ATGACGCACGTGGCTCAGGAGCTGGCCAGTCAGCCCGACTGCTGGCAGGTGGCCGCCGGCATGGCGGACGGGCTCGCCCACCGGCTTCCGGCGGCCGGCGAGCGCATCGCCGTGGTCGGCTGCGGTACGTCGTACTTCATGGCCCAGGCCTACGCGGCGCTCCGGGAGGGCAGCGGCCAGGGCGAGACCGACGCCTTCGCCGCTTCGGAGTTCCCGACCGGGCGCCCGTACGACCGGGTCGTGGCGCTGAGCCGCTCCGGCACCACGACCGAAGTGCTCGGACTCCTCGGGAAGATCGGTGACACGACCCGCCGCACGGTGGTCATCGGCGACCCCGACACCCCGATGGCGGCGATGGCCGACGACACGATCGTGCTCGAGTTCGCCGACGAGAAGTCCGTCGTCCAGACCCGCTTCGCCACCTCGGCGCTGACCCTGCTCCGCGCCCATCTGGGCCTGCACACCGACGCGGTCGTCGAGGACGCCCAGGTCGCGCTCGCCGAGCCGCTGCCCAGCGGTCTGGTCGAGTGCAGCCAGTTCACCTTCCTCGGGCAGGGGTGGAGCGTGGGGCTCGCCAACGAGGCCGCGCTGAAGATGCGCGAGGCAGCGCTGGCCTGGACCGAGGCATACCCGGCGATGGAGTACCGGCACGGCCCGATCAGCATCTCCACCCGCTCCACCGCGACCTGGATGCTCGGCGAGGCCCCGTCCGGGCTGATGGACGAGGTGCACGCGACGGGCGCCCGGTGGGTGGCCGGCGGCCTCGACCCGCTGGCGGAGCTGGTCCGGGTGCAGCGTCTGGCCCTGGCCATCGCGAACGCCCGCGGTCTCGACCCGGACCGGCCGCGCCACCTCACCCGCTCGGTCATCCTCAGCAGCACGGTCTGA
- a CDS encoding ATP-binding protein, translating to MSDVLRAPAETKYAEELDWLESIDDGPKPFSWRLSPKMVRLFILGSERADGLDREISPKWFGDRSFVERSIVTLASDRGLLLIGDPGTGKSWLAELLSAAISRNSTLVVQGTAGTTEDHIKYSWNVSMVIAKGQSRESMIPSPIMTAMETGAIGRFEELTRSTSDVQDALISILSEKYISVPELQSDGGDAGDNIVFAKPGFSIIATANSRDRGVNDLSSALKRRFNFVRVPVVTNRKSEAEIVRFRTEELLRRHAIDLDVPPTLLDILLQSFADLRASAAAAGSDDEKLESALSTAEQIGVLEDAVLHSNFFGESTLTARTLASSLVGSLARRDPEDLAIFNKYLHGVVEPRSKEEGGSWPEFLDGGRDTIATLS from the coding sequence ATGTCCGACGTGTTGCGCGCCCCCGCCGAGACCAAGTACGCGGAGGAGCTCGACTGGCTGGAGTCGATCGACGACGGTCCCAAGCCGTTCTCCTGGCGGCTGTCCCCGAAGATGGTCCGGCTGTTCATCCTGGGGTCCGAGCGCGCCGACGGCCTGGACCGGGAGATCTCACCGAAGTGGTTCGGCGACCGGAGCTTCGTCGAGCGCTCGATCGTCACTCTCGCCTCGGACCGCGGCCTGCTGCTGATAGGTGACCCCGGCACCGGCAAGAGCTGGCTGGCGGAGCTGCTGTCCGCCGCGATCTCCCGCAACTCCACGTTGGTGGTGCAGGGTACGGCCGGCACGACCGAGGACCACATCAAGTACTCGTGGAACGTGTCCATGGTCATCGCCAAGGGGCAGTCACGTGAGTCGATGATCCCGTCGCCGATCATGACCGCGATGGAGACGGGCGCCATCGGCCGCTTCGAGGAACTGACCCGTTCCACCAGCGACGTACAGGACGCGCTGATCTCGATTCTCTCGGAGAAGTACATCTCCGTTCCCGAGCTGCAGAGCGACGGAGGGGACGCGGGCGACAACATCGTCTTCGCCAAGCCGGGCTTCTCGATCATCGCGACCGCCAACAGCCGCGACCGGGGCGTCAACGATCTGTCGTCCGCGTTGAAGCGCCGCTTCAACTTCGTCCGCGTTCCGGTCGTGACGAACAGGAAGAGCGAGGCGGAGATCGTCCGCTTCCGCACGGAGGAGCTGCTGCGCCGCCACGCGATCGACCTGGACGTGCCGCCGACGCTGCTCGACATCCTTCTCCAGAGCTTCGCCGATCTGCGGGCCTCGGCCGCCGCCGCGGGCAGCGACGACGAGAAACTGGAGTCCGCGCTGTCGACGGCGGAGCAGATCGGCGTGCTGGAGGACGCCGTCCTGCACAGCAATTTCTTCGGCGAGAGCACGCTGACCGCCCGGACCCTCGCCTCCTCGCTGGTCGGCTCGCTCGCCCGGCGGGACCCCGAGGACCTGGCCATCTTCAACAAGTATCTGCACGGCGTCGTCGAACCGCGCAGCAAGGAGGAGGGCGGCTCGTGGCCCGAGTTCCTGGACGGCGGCCGTGACACGATCGCCACGCTGTCATGA